Proteins encoded by one window of Pseudonocardia alni:
- a CDS encoding LysM peptidoglycan-binding domain-containing protein: MPRYRGKHRKPSTAGRTIARTAVAGAVLGAPMLAVVGTANAATDSTWDSLAHCESTGNWAANTGNGYYGGLQFSPSTWKAYGGGEYATSAHQATRAQQIAVAEKVLAAQGWNAWPSCSSKTGASGSATPRTLETDSGTRAPERVKASAPAASSGGTYTVKSGDTLGQIAATHGIANWKDLLSKNPGLGAGHLITPGQVINT; this comes from the coding sequence ATGCCTCGTTACCGTGGGAAACACCGTAAACCGAGCACCGCCGGCCGCACGATCGCCCGGACCGCCGTCGCGGGTGCTGTCCTCGGCGCCCCGATGCTGGCCGTCGTGGGCACCGCGAACGCCGCGACCGACTCCACCTGGGACTCGCTCGCGCACTGCGAGAGCACCGGGAACTGGGCCGCGAACACCGGCAACGGCTACTACGGCGGCCTGCAGTTCAGCCCGAGCACCTGGAAGGCCTATGGCGGCGGCGAGTACGCCACGTCGGCGCACCAGGCCACCCGGGCCCAGCAGATCGCCGTCGCCGAGAAGGTCCTGGCCGCCCAGGGCTGGAACGCCTGGCCGTCGTGCTCGTCCAAGACCGGCGCGTCCGGGTCCGCCACGCCGCGGACCCTGGAGACCGACTCCGGCACCCGGGCCCCGGAGCGTGTGAAGGCCAGCGCCCCCGCGGCGTCGTCCGGCGGCACCTACACGGTGAAGTCCGGTGACACGCTGGGACAGATCGCGGCCACGCACGGTATCGCGAACTGGAAGGACCTGCTGTCCAAGAACCCGGGCCTCGGCGCCGGGCACCTGATCACCCCCGGCCAGGTCATCAACACCTGA
- a CDS encoding helicase-associated domain-containing protein: protein MMQTSLVEWLRGQDDGFLAALLRARPDLAVPPPGDLTVLATRASIRASVQRACEDLGTVALTVLDALVLATAWRTPADATTPGAGLRGWLGADVDAATVAEGLAALRDRALAWGPDDAVSLVPAAADVVGPWPAGLGAPATGAAAGPELDTLLAGVGDDERKVLEVLAQGPPVGRSRNANGSTGPVGSLVDKGLLTRRDADTVELPRQVALALRGDRPMGPLDLSRPDVPLRVRETPLVDGTGAGAALEFLRRTDLLLEWLARESVPVLRSGGFGVRELKRAAKAADTDEPTAALVLEILHAADLVGATESVAPEWLPTTTWDVWGTGPEESRWAVLAQAWLELPRLPGLVGRRDETGKPITALSDGPRRPPAARDRRRVLDALADLSPGTSVGSPEDLARLLAWHAPRRGGRLRDETVGWTVAEATAIGVVALDALTTAGRVLLDPALRPDPAHPTRHPTELAATLHAALPTPVEEILLQADLTAVAPGRLSADLAHELAILAEVESAGGATVYRFTERSLRRALDTGRTADDVREILEARSRTPVPQTLTYLVDDVARRHGRLRGGAVSCFLRSDDEVLLSEVLAHSAAEELGLRRIAPTVVVSSLPLAEVLDGLRAAGFSPAAEDAVGAVVDLGPKGRRTEPRLRRGTRDAGRVVDRSPTDRAEELVERLRAGDRLAGVRDSVAGRRELTGATGNLASLQEAVREGRTVWIGYVDAHGVAGDRVLAPVSVGGGYVEGRDALDGELRRIQLHRITSIAPVDAGSEQPAGRD, encoded by the coding sequence ATGATGCAGACGTCCCTGGTCGAGTGGTTGCGCGGGCAGGACGACGGGTTCCTCGCCGCGCTGCTGCGCGCGCGTCCGGACCTCGCCGTCCCGCCCCCCGGCGACCTCACCGTGCTCGCGACCCGCGCCTCGATCCGGGCGTCGGTGCAGCGCGCCTGCGAGGACCTGGGCACCGTCGCGCTGACCGTGCTGGACGCGCTGGTGCTGGCGACGGCCTGGCGGACCCCGGCCGACGCGACGACGCCCGGCGCGGGCCTGCGCGGCTGGCTCGGCGCCGACGTCGACGCGGCCACCGTCGCCGAGGGACTCGCCGCGCTGCGCGACCGCGCGCTGGCCTGGGGCCCGGACGATGCGGTGTCGCTGGTCCCTGCGGCCGCCGACGTCGTCGGGCCGTGGCCCGCCGGGCTCGGCGCCCCCGCCACCGGTGCGGCGGCGGGACCCGAGCTCGACACGCTGCTCGCCGGGGTGGGCGACGACGAGCGCAAGGTCCTCGAGGTGCTCGCCCAGGGCCCGCCGGTCGGCCGCTCCCGCAACGCGAACGGCTCGACCGGGCCGGTCGGGTCGCTCGTCGACAAGGGACTGCTCACGCGCCGCGACGCCGACACCGTCGAGCTGCCCCGCCAGGTCGCGCTCGCCCTGCGCGGCGACCGTCCGATGGGGCCGCTGGACCTGTCCCGGCCGGACGTCCCGCTGCGCGTGCGGGAGACCCCGCTGGTCGACGGCACCGGCGCGGGGGCCGCGCTGGAGTTCCTGCGTCGCACCGACCTGCTGCTGGAGTGGCTGGCGCGGGAGTCGGTGCCGGTGCTGCGCTCGGGCGGGTTCGGCGTGCGCGAGCTCAAGCGTGCGGCGAAGGCGGCCGACACCGACGAGCCGACCGCCGCGCTGGTCCTGGAGATCCTGCACGCCGCGGACCTGGTCGGGGCGACCGAGTCGGTGGCACCCGAGTGGCTGCCGACCACCACGTGGGACGTCTGGGGGACCGGCCCGGAGGAGTCCCGCTGGGCGGTGCTGGCCCAGGCCTGGCTGGAGCTGCCGCGCCTGCCCGGGCTGGTGGGGCGCCGCGACGAGACCGGCAAGCCGATCACCGCCCTGTCCGACGGGCCGCGCCGTCCCCCGGCCGCCCGGGACCGCCGTCGGGTCCTGGACGCGCTCGCCGACCTCTCGCCCGGCACCTCGGTGGGGTCGCCGGAGGACCTGGCGCGGCTGCTGGCCTGGCACGCCCCGCGCCGCGGCGGACGGCTGCGCGACGAGACGGTCGGCTGGACCGTCGCCGAGGCCACCGCGATCGGCGTGGTCGCCCTCGACGCGCTCACCACGGCCGGGCGGGTGCTGCTCGACCCGGCCCTGCGCCCGGACCCGGCGCACCCCACCCGGCACCCCACCGAGCTGGCCGCGACGCTGCACGCGGCGCTGCCCACCCCGGTCGAGGAGATCCTGCTCCAGGCCGACCTGACCGCCGTCGCGCCCGGGCGGCTGTCGGCGGACCTCGCGCACGAGCTCGCGATCCTGGCCGAGGTCGAGTCCGCGGGCGGCGCCACGGTGTACCGCTTCACCGAGCGCAGCCTGCGCCGGGCGCTGGACACCGGCCGCACCGCCGACGACGTCCGCGAGATCCTCGAGGCCCGTTCCCGCACCCCGGTCCCGCAGACCCTGACCTACCTCGTGGACGACGTCGCCCGCCGGCACGGCAGGCTGCGCGGCGGCGCGGTCAGCTGCTTCCTGCGCTCCGACGACGAGGTGCTCCTGTCCGAGGTGCTCGCGCACTCCGCGGCCGAGGAGCTGGGGCTGCGCCGGATCGCCCCGACCGTCGTGGTCAGCTCGCTGCCGCTGGCCGAGGTGCTCGACGGGCTGCGGGCGGCCGGCTTCAGTCCGGCCGCGGAGGACGCGGTCGGCGCCGTCGTCGACCTCGGGCCGAAGGGGCGGCGCACCGAGCCGCGGCTGCGTCGCGGCACCCGGGACGCCGGCCGGGTCGTCGACCGGTCCCCGACGGACCGGGCCGAGGAACTCGTCGAGCGGCTGCGGGCGGGGGACCGCCTGGCCGGGGTACGCGACAGTGTCGCCGGGCGGCGTGAACTCACCGGCGCGACCGGGAACCTGGCCTCGCTGCAGGAGGCGGTGCGCGAGGGCCGGACCGTGTGGATCGGCTACGTCGACGCGCACGGCGTCGCCGGGGACCGGGTGCTCGCGCCGGTCTCGGTCGGCGGCGGGTACGTGGAGGGCCGTGACGCGCTCGACGGCGAGCTGCGCCGCATCCAGCTGCACCGGATCACCTCGATCGCCCCGGTGGACGCCGGATCGGAGCAGCCGGCCGGACGCGACTAG
- a CDS encoding AAA family ATPase yields the protein MNEPAPGPGSPAELADALRATGYLADDGLATAAFLALRMNRPLFCEGEPGTGKTALAQALAATLDAPLIRLQCHDGIDAGQALYDWDFPRQLLHLRTLEAASGRDGFDPDTVEAGLYDERFLLSRPILQALRTSPSVLLIDEIDRADDEFEAFLLEVLTEHAVTIPELGEVRATTPPVVVLTSNRTREVHDALKRRCLYLWLEHPNIEREIEILHSRLPEVPERLAASVARAVQKLRHADLIKPPGVAETLDWARALQLIGARHLDPESAARTLGAVLKYREDADRVHKQLDTLLAS from the coding sequence GTGAACGAACCTGCACCCGGCCCCGGGAGCCCGGCCGAGCTCGCCGACGCGCTGCGCGCGACCGGCTACCTCGCCGACGACGGTCTCGCGACGGCGGCCTTCCTCGCCCTGCGCATGAACCGTCCGCTCTTCTGCGAGGGCGAGCCGGGGACCGGCAAGACCGCGCTGGCCCAGGCACTGGCCGCCACGCTGGACGCACCGCTCATCCGCCTGCAGTGTCACGACGGAATCGACGCCGGTCAGGCCCTGTACGACTGGGACTTCCCCCGCCAGCTGCTGCACCTGCGCACCCTGGAGGCCGCGAGCGGGCGCGACGGGTTCGATCCGGACACCGTCGAGGCCGGCCTCTACGACGAGCGCTTCCTGCTGTCCCGCCCGATCCTGCAGGCGCTGCGCACCAGCCCGTCGGTGCTGCTCATCGACGAGATCGACCGCGCCGACGACGAGTTCGAGGCCTTCCTGCTGGAGGTCCTCACCGAGCACGCGGTGACCATCCCCGAGCTCGGGGAGGTGCGCGCCACGACGCCGCCGGTCGTCGTCCTCACCTCGAACCGGACGCGCGAGGTGCACGACGCGCTCAAGCGGCGCTGCCTCTATCTCTGGCTGGAGCACCCGAACATCGAGCGCGAGATCGAGATCCTGCACAGCAGGCTGCCCGAGGTGCCCGAGCGCCTCGCCGCGTCGGTCGCGCGGGCCGTGCAGAAGCTGCGCCACGCCGACCTGATCAAGCCGCCGGGTGTCGCGGAGACCCTGGACTGGGCCCGGGCGTTGCAGCTGATCGGTGCCCGGCACCTGGATCCGGAGTCGGCGGCGCGCACCCTCGGCGCCGTCCTCAAGTACCGGGAGGACGCCGACCGGGTCCACAAGCAGCTCGACACCCTGCTGGCGTCCTGA
- a CDS encoding molybdenum cofactor biosynthesis protein MoaE produces MTDPATTRTATVLRAAVGEEPLDVDEHARLVEHAAAGAVVTFAGVVRDHDDGKSVHGLEYSAHPTAARIVTEVAEQVAARSPGVRALAVSHRVGPLDIGEVALACAVAAEHRREAFTACAELVDEVKRLLPVWKHQRFADGSDEWVNST; encoded by the coding sequence ATGACCGATCCCGCGACCACGCGGACCGCGACGGTCCTGCGTGCGGCCGTCGGCGAGGAGCCGCTCGACGTCGACGAGCACGCCCGCCTGGTCGAGCACGCCGCGGCCGGCGCGGTCGTCACCTTCGCCGGCGTCGTGCGCGACCACGACGACGGGAAGTCGGTGCACGGGCTGGAGTACAGCGCGCACCCGACGGCCGCCCGGATCGTCACCGAGGTCGCCGAGCAGGTGGCCGCACGCTCCCCCGGCGTCCGGGCGCTCGCGGTCAGCCACCGGGTCGGCCCGCTCGACATCGGCGAGGTGGCCCTCGCCTGCGCCGTCGCCGCCGAGCACCGCCGTGAGGCGTTCACCGCCTGCGCCGAGCTCGTCGACGAGGTGAAGCGGCTGCTGCCGGTCTGGAAGCACCAGCGGTTCGCCGACGGCTCCGACGAGTGGGTCAACTCGACCTGA
- a CDS encoding vWA domain-containing protein yields MTVPPSPSPAAPPRPPAAEPTGTTDELLTGFVGFTEVLRAAGVPVTQDRVTAYLQALDTLEVTDRDQAYWAGRLTLCADPDDIVRYDLAFPSWFEPTSNRPSSNRDDRPPAPPKLAALLPGSEGGEDDSDGPQIKAAATGAEILRNRDLGELSPAEREHLRRLMTLLKPEPPTRASRRRRRNRHGEADPQRTLRAALRNQGEIFRLARRDTSRRPRKVVLLIDVSGSMEPYADALMRFAHVVVRRSPRSVEAFTLGTRLTRITRELRLRDPEHALRAAGKAIPDWSGGTRLGEVLQAFVDRWGRRGAARRAVVVVFSDGWERGGTELLGTQAEQLSRLAHRLIWVNPHAGKDGYAPVQGGIVAALPHLDDLLAGHSLDTLEKLLEVVRNA; encoded by the coding sequence ATGACCGTCCCCCCGAGCCCGTCCCCGGCGGCCCCGCCACGGCCGCCCGCGGCGGAGCCCACCGGCACCACCGACGAGCTGTTGACCGGATTCGTCGGGTTCACCGAGGTCCTGCGCGCGGCGGGGGTCCCGGTCACCCAGGACCGGGTGACCGCCTACCTGCAGGCGCTCGACACCCTGGAGGTCACCGACCGGGACCAGGCGTACTGGGCCGGCCGGCTGACGCTGTGCGCCGACCCCGACGACATCGTCCGGTACGACCTGGCGTTCCCGTCCTGGTTCGAGCCGACCAGCAACCGCCCGTCGAGCAACCGCGACGACCGCCCGCCCGCACCGCCGAAGCTGGCCGCGCTGCTGCCCGGCAGCGAGGGCGGGGAGGACGACTCCGACGGCCCGCAGATCAAGGCCGCCGCGACCGGCGCGGAGATCCTGCGCAACCGCGACCTCGGGGAGCTCTCCCCCGCCGAGCGCGAGCACCTGCGCCGGCTGATGACCCTGCTGAAGCCGGAGCCGCCGACCCGGGCGTCGCGGCGCCGCAGGCGCAACCGGCACGGTGAGGCCGACCCGCAGCGCACGTTGCGCGCGGCGCTGCGCAACCAGGGCGAGATCTTCCGGCTGGCCCGGCGCGACACCTCGCGCCGGCCGCGCAAGGTCGTGCTGCTGATCGACGTCTCGGGGTCGATGGAGCCCTACGCGGACGCGCTGATGCGCTTCGCCCACGTCGTCGTCCGTCGCTCGCCGCGCTCGGTCGAGGCGTTCACCCTGGGTACCCGGCTCACCCGCATCACCCGTGAGCTGCGGCTGCGCGACCCCGAGCACGCGCTGCGCGCCGCGGGCAAGGCCATCCCGGACTGGTCGGGCGGCACCCGGCTGGGCGAGGTGCTGCAGGCCTTCGTCGACCGCTGGGGACGCCGCGGTGCGGCCCGGCGGGCGGTCGTGGTCGTCTTCTCCGACGGCTGGGAGCGCGGCGGCACCGAGCTGCTCGGCACCCAGGCCGAGCAGCTGTCCCGGCTGGCCCACCGGCTGATCTGGGTCAACCCGCACGCGGGCAAGGACGGCTACGCCCCGGTCCAGGGGGGAATAGTCGCGGCCCTTCCGCACTTGGACGACCTGCTGGCCGGGCACAGCCTGGACACGCTGGAGAAACTGCTCGAGGTGGTGCGCAATGCGTGA
- a CDS encoding GTP-binding protein — MARAATMSAKIVVAGGFGVGKTTFVGSVSEIMPLTTEAVMTEASASHDDLSATPNKRSTTVAMDFGRVSLDTDLVLYLFGTPGQQRFWFMWDDLVRGAIGAVVLVDTRRLADSFAAIDFFEDRGLPYVVGVNAFDGQLQHTLDDVREAMSIDPAVPMVVCDARHRQSTKETLIALVQHAMHQRMAAGAR; from the coding sequence ATGGCCCGTGCCGCGACGATGTCGGCCAAGATCGTGGTGGCCGGTGGGTTCGGCGTCGGGAAGACCACCTTCGTCGGATCGGTCTCGGAGATCATGCCGCTGACCACCGAGGCGGTGATGACCGAGGCGAGCGCGTCGCACGACGACCTCTCCGCCACCCCCAACAAGCGGTCCACGACCGTCGCGATGGACTTCGGTCGCGTCTCGCTGGACACCGACCTGGTGCTCTACCTGTTCGGAACGCCGGGCCAGCAGCGGTTCTGGTTCATGTGGGACGACCTGGTCCGCGGCGCGATCGGCGCCGTCGTCCTCGTCGACACCCGGCGCCTGGCCGACTCCTTCGCCGCGATCGACTTCTTCGAGGACCGTGGCCTGCCCTACGTCGTCGGGGTCAACGCCTTCGACGGGCAGCTGCAACACACCCTCGATGACGTGCGCGAGGCGATGTCGATCGACCCGGCCGTCCCGATGGTCGTGTGCGACGCCCGGCACCGGCAGTCGACCAAGGAGACCCTGATCGCGCTGGTGCAGCACGCGATGCACCAGCGGATGGCCGCCGGCGCGCGCTGA
- a CDS encoding MogA/MoaB family molybdenum cofactor biosynthesis protein gives MTAARTARVVTASNRAAAGVYTDRGGPPIVAWLRERGYDTPDPVVVPDGEPVGQALRTAVADGVAVVVTTGGTGISPTDATPEVTRAVLDHEIPGLADAIRRAGEEKVPTAVLSRGLAGVAGRTLIVNLPGSPGGVKDGLGVLAGVLDHAVDQLHGGDHR, from the coding sequence ATGACCGCCGCGCGCACCGCCCGGGTCGTCACCGCGTCCAACCGGGCCGCGGCGGGCGTCTACACCGACCGCGGCGGGCCGCCGATCGTCGCCTGGCTGCGCGAGCGCGGCTACGACACCCCGGACCCGGTCGTCGTGCCGGACGGCGAGCCGGTCGGGCAGGCGCTGCGGACGGCCGTCGCCGACGGGGTCGCGGTCGTCGTCACCACCGGGGGCACCGGCATCTCCCCCACCGACGCCACCCCCGAGGTCACCCGGGCCGTGCTCGACCACGAGATCCCGGGCCTGGCGGACGCGATCCGCCGCGCCGGGGAGGAGAAAGTGCCCACCGCAGTGCTCTCCCGCGGCCTGGCCGGGGTCGCGGGCCGCACCCTGATCGTCAACCTGCCCGGCTCCCCGGGCGGGGTGAAGGACGGCCTCGGCGTGCTCGCCGGGGTCCTCGACCACGCGGTCGACCAGCTGCACGGAGGAGACCACCGATGA
- a CDS encoding DUF742 domain-containing protein, with amino-acid sequence MTQDPGGHGPEPTFADVMNGFSLDSKRKPKKRRWGRNRPEDDVEPEVAAPGRPVPPPNPAEVTGPIGGSAAYGLPPTPAELEAQRTGDRPDRPSPYPAQNTGPGPAHDPVAAPPPVPPSAGGAAFVRPYAWTRGRTKSGYELAVETLVSVSNRARSQLERLPMEHRSVADLLLEQTRSVAEVAALLSLPLGVARVLLGDMASNGTVTVHQTASTPGNAPDLALMERVLSGLRRL; translated from the coding sequence ATGACCCAGGACCCGGGCGGACACGGCCCCGAGCCGACGTTCGCCGACGTCATGAACGGGTTCAGCCTGGACTCCAAGCGCAAGCCGAAGAAGCGCCGATGGGGGCGCAACCGTCCGGAGGACGACGTCGAGCCGGAGGTCGCCGCCCCCGGGCGCCCGGTCCCGCCGCCGAACCCGGCCGAGGTGACCGGCCCCATCGGCGGATCGGCGGCCTACGGGCTGCCGCCCACCCCGGCCGAGCTGGAGGCCCAGCGGACCGGTGACCGGCCGGACCGGCCGTCGCCGTACCCGGCACAGAACACGGGGCCCGGCCCCGCGCACGACCCAGTGGCAGCGCCGCCGCCGGTGCCCCCGTCCGCGGGTGGCGCCGCCTTCGTCCGGCCCTACGCCTGGACGCGGGGACGGACCAAGTCGGGCTACGAGCTGGCCGTCGAGACCCTCGTCTCGGTCAGCAACCGAGCCCGCAGCCAGCTGGAACGGCTGCCGATGGAGCACCGCTCCGTCGCCGACCTGCTGCTCGAGCAGACCCGCTCGGTGGCCGAGGTCGCGGCGCTGCTGTCGCTCCCCCTGGGCGTGGCCCGGGTGCTGCTCGGGGACATGGCCTCGAACGGCACGGTGACCGTTCACCAGACCGCGAGCACCCCCGGCAACGCGCCGGACCTCGCGCTGATGGAAAGGGTGTTGAGTGGACTCCGTCGGCTCTAG
- a CDS encoding nucleotidyltransferase family protein, with product MVAGLLLAGGAGRRMGTPKALVRLHGEPLAVRAVKALQAGGCGPVTVVLGARADDVTDVLRGAGLGTDGSDVGVVVAEDWDEGMGASLRRGLGSLTHLPGTGAALVHLVDLPGIGPEAIRRVVDGAGPSSLRRAAFDGVPGHPVLLGRDHWSGVVALSSGDSGARDYLAGRSDVELVECGDVAVPDDVDTPGQLRRLAGT from the coding sequence GTGGTCGCCGGCCTGTTGCTCGCGGGCGGCGCCGGGCGCCGCATGGGCACCCCGAAGGCGCTGGTCCGACTGCACGGTGAGCCGCTCGCGGTGCGGGCGGTGAAGGCGCTGCAGGCGGGTGGGTGCGGCCCGGTCACCGTCGTGCTCGGCGCCCGCGCCGACGACGTCACCGACGTGCTGCGCGGCGCCGGCCTCGGCACCGACGGCAGTGACGTCGGTGTCGTGGTCGCCGAGGACTGGGACGAGGGCATGGGCGCGTCGCTGCGGCGCGGGCTCGGGTCGCTGACCCACCTGCCCGGCACCGGTGCGGCGCTGGTGCACCTGGTCGACCTGCCGGGCATCGGGCCGGAGGCGATCCGCCGGGTCGTCGACGGCGCCGGGCCGTCGTCGCTGCGGCGCGCCGCGTTCGACGGCGTCCCCGGGCATCCGGTCCTGCTCGGCCGGGACCACTGGTCCGGGGTCGTCGCGCTGTCCTCCGGGGACTCCGGCGCCCGTGACTACCTGGCGGGCCGCTCCGACGTGGAGCTGGTCGAGTGCGGCGACGTCGCCGTCCCGGACGACGTCGACACCCCCGGGCAGCTGCGCCGCCTCGCCGGTACCTGA
- the moaC gene encoding cyclic pyranopterin monophosphate synthase MoaC, whose protein sequence is MTTEHNRPGPALSHVDDAGAARMVDVSDKPPGRRAAVATGTVHTTAEVVHLLETDGLPKGDALATARIAGIMGAKRTPDLVPLCHPIAISGVTLDLTPATDGDAGRVAIRAEVRTTDRTGVEMEALTAVAVAGLTLHDMIKAVDPAAVLDAVRVERKEGGKTGLWERGA, encoded by the coding sequence GTGACCACCGAGCACAACCGGCCCGGCCCCGCGCTCAGCCACGTCGACGACGCCGGGGCGGCCCGGATGGTCGACGTCTCCGACAAGCCGCCCGGCCGCCGCGCCGCCGTCGCGACCGGGACCGTGCACACCACGGCCGAGGTCGTGCACCTGCTGGAGACCGACGGCCTCCCCAAGGGCGACGCGCTCGCCACCGCCCGCATCGCCGGGATCATGGGCGCCAAGCGCACCCCGGACCTCGTCCCGCTCTGCCACCCGATCGCGATCAGCGGGGTGACGCTGGACCTGACCCCGGCCACCGACGGCGACGCCGGCCGGGTCGCCATCCGCGCCGAGGTCCGCACCACCGACCGCACCGGGGTGGAGATGGAGGCGCTGACCGCGGTCGCCGTCGCCGGGCTCACCCTGCACGACATGATCAAGGCCGTGGACCCGGCCGCAGTGCTCGACGCCGTGCGCGTCGAGCGCAAGGAGGGCGGCAAGACCGGGCTGTGGGAGCGCGGGGCATGA
- a CDS encoding LysM peptidoglycan-binding domain-containing protein, producing MTKGPKGRSLLRMAAAGVVAVGATAAIAGTANAAPDSVWDQLAECESGGNWSINTGNGYHGGLQFSPSTWSAYGGQGSAYNASRAEQIAVAEKVLAAQGWGAWPSCSKKLGITGHSADTSKRVKASAPAASAPKKKAAAPAAGGYTVKSGDTLGKIAAANGTSVAALAAANGIGNVNVISVGQVLNLG from the coding sequence ATGACCAAGGGACCCAAGGGCCGAAGTCTCCTGCGCATGGCTGCGGCGGGTGTCGTCGCGGTCGGCGCGACGGCTGCGATCGCCGGTACCGCCAACGCCGCCCCGGACAGCGTCTGGGACCAGCTCGCCGAGTGCGAGAGCGGCGGGAACTGGTCGATCAACACGGGTAACGGGTACCACGGTGGGCTGCAGTTCTCGCCGTCCACCTGGTCCGCCTACGGCGGCCAGGGCTCGGCGTACAACGCGAGTCGCGCCGAGCAGATCGCCGTCGCCGAGAAGGTGCTGGCCGCTCAGGGCTGGGGCGCTTGGCCGTCCTGCTCGAAGAAGCTGGGCATCACCGGCCACTCGGCCGACACCAGCAAGCGTGTGAAGGCGTCGGCCCCGGCCGCTTCGGCGCCGAAGAAGAAGGCGGCCGCCCCGGCCGCCGGCGGTTACACGGTGAAGTCGGGCGACACCCTCGGGAAGATCGCCGCCGCGAACGGCACCTCCGTCGCCGCGCTGGCCGCCGCGAACGGCATCGGCAACGTGAACGTGATCAGCGTCGGCCAGGTCCTGAACCTCGGCTGA